The following coding sequences are from one Anopheles bellator chromosome X, idAnoBellAS_SP24_06.2, whole genome shotgun sequence window:
- the LOC131213697 gene encoding short-chain dehydrogenase/reductase family 16C member 6-like, translating into MPQQDEPSGNPAVMAYNAVLVLFDVIVFMIKAVYITVKAIVEMAVLPAARDVSGDIVLITGAGHGMGKNLALQYAALGTTVVCVDVNEKTNTETVTAIKASRGGKAFGYTCDVTNRQQVLETCKKIKEQVGIVSILINNAGIMPTHSLLQQTENEIRKTFDINVLAHFWFIQALLPDMLKQNRGHIVVLSSIAGMIGFKYLVPYCGTKFAVRGIMEALSEELRADPAKPNIKFTTIYPYMVDTGLCKRPYTRFPSLLKMVKPDDAAAAIIDAQRRGLTEASIPKYLLYLNTWFRNLPLRVGQEFGDLLDTGLQSDL; encoded by the exons CGAGCCCAGTGGCAACCCAGCGGTCATGGCATACAACGCGGTGTTGGTCCTCTTCGACGTGATCGTCTTCATGATCAAGGCGGTGTACATTACGGTTAAAGCGATAGTAGAAATGGCTGTGTTACCCGCGGCTCGGGACGTCAGCGGGGACATCGTGCTCATCACCGGCGCCGGTCATGGGATGGGCAAAAACCTGGCCCTACAGTATGCAGCCCTCGGCACAACCGTCGTATGCGTGGATGTCAACGAAAAGACCAACACCGAAACGGTTACCGCAATCAAGGCGAGCCGGGGAGGCAAAGCATTCGGATACAC CTGTGACGTTACGAACCGCCAGCAGGTGCTGGAAACCTgcaagaaaatcaaagaacAAGTGGGAATCGTAAGCATTCTCATCAACAACGCCGGTATTATGCCAACACACTCTCTGCTCCAGCAGACGGAGAACGAGATTCGCAAAACTTTCGATATCAACGTCCTGGCGCACTTCTGG TTCATCCAAGCACTGCTGCCCGATATGCTTAAGCAAAATCGTGGTCACATTGTGGTGCTATCGTCGATTGCCGGTATGATCGGATTCAAATACCTGGTACCGTACTGTGGCACCAAATTTGCCGTACGCGGCATCATGGAGGCACTGTCGGAGGAGCTGCGAGCCGATCCGGCCAAGCCCAATATTAAGTTTACCACCATATACCCGTACATGGTCGATACCGGGCTGTGCAAACGTCCGTATACGCGTTTTCCCAGCCTACTCAAGATGGTCAAACCGGATGAtgcagccgccgccatcatTGATGCCCAACGCCGGGGACTGACCGAAGCGTCCATCCCCAAGTATTTACTGTACCTGAACACGTGGTTCCGAAACCTGCCATTGCGTGTCGGACAAGAATTCGGCGACCTGCTTGATACCGGTCTACAGTCGGATCTGTAG
- the LOC131213694 gene encoding maestro heat-like repeat-containing protein family member 1, whose protein sequence is MEHHEPLTNESNKTCLAVIKQDHNLIAIINSLLDSLNDKEEVLRITTEAALLRIAKRRHDEIVEVFCNYRKTHAKLSDTQTIIILRVLSYIAMNFVDNIHQSTASKCIQYSITEITKINDHTTNIQNPCREILVAVGRQYCKEIMEIFLKHLEQNVVANFILMQSIGALATSNMDTVPYIKPILGLILPTLGSIKQDIIRQSYAYAIGKFCETFAEYQEHQRQNPTDEIPMKTGPRYEIHDEVSIIYEHLQAHWLSSREPKLTNEVLNAFAFLYHLLPVEKISDNLNKTLPGVLALYRKSLDRSAITQYLAAIIKTVLHLNPKLLFSMSDNLIGCLFDLVCVNPDYEKPQTVKGHFEVLRCFDLLAPEYGEKVIEVLLIHLRNNNERERIKSLLLMTHLSNTSEKVVHAKLPEITVILKGMVVSEKQVKVKIVLLKTIIAFIQKQFVQDNEFVTFLIRSSCPQNKTNLDYGSAEEHIEFQRACNDTMHILSSTVGTVDQMLKMEMLQCFLLYEFTGICGTLAKCLANLFAKDPELEAQVVRRQNPFDENQAPDETSPLRPMSVFVRALTLLGNFNELGRNQNVLSFLKSYARCFYCQLVPLWNDKITAIQSELHAGCSGKRFLEMLVDFVQATIKDIDNHSFVESMVAEMFFQLPLYQSICSTQTAEFRVPCLDQEKRTLVKMFGVCLCHTTDEHMICNKIDLIFELAKAEKMDKNAPNEEYEQPMQDYADSLGYVAVTHLDKVMAKLGSTVIDDNSVKKSNSFFSHLSFIKDSAKELEIYKMKILALQALNVIVYRAPKEQLLHHFTETVINYLIAQFESKELFIKQLILDTLLASIDIFMTSDWEERMTGSKIRSDLHKMCLTITSDTTNEYLPVFPSIIKLSTVLVKLHAKDQVLSVNGLLDSICFYFFSNAHNLKLRSNSIDNDTQNNFLATFLNLALPEVNRFIQQVLEQQDASPASLDDVHSILEGWLKDKNSEARICACHVYNSTLAVYMKSTKIGCEGPSKFNQTGSMLGKIIPRCIDSNATVRQTAVEVLTKILEIAYIYETVTVADDRVEWLQELKKIHDEIVTDDPKEIYRIAGELARIVAQRLSSYQYVKFCKCLLGSINDPEQSSVIGASHVLKLFMHVKGAEMYHAIPELVKDCLYAVKLCEISRARAAIVKSILALTKHHPKLVCNEILSQSLPLEEHVIEYWKTLAMDPGLAGIILDNFITTVTSSCLHEQTVPDGRENEKCSVTLQPFAIVCVLGEIFKSEELKSELQARFSEIFCMLLTTLASYISLQPPFTVVVSQQNNASIVKGNRRMKSNQQEVALNPCQIVLDAFHTFLENFGMHQISVVLTVCPDLAKSTNLNSFIEILAPLGVATASEVGINSPLMKQLVTTISKYVCSPYDTQRIASTGFYAHLVPLQPCGETASVIMLNLNSSLNDPNPLVRGLSIRGMAYLCNLLKHDVAKYSEMCLTSMLKGIDDYNQNCFINIPLDSMRGLSKVLQVIDPEMFEVFQVSLAIRIRPFFENNSTELRESAIVLFGDLCGLKIKQLETNTDCTTVSKTTLISESLMEQLRANFCCLLLHLCEQESMIARASKFTMKNVCVLLGTTKMNTLAQNHLIEHGQLQYSNFLKDFVKLIGEEMSQWINDFMDACLPLLRSQWPEIRGNAALLIGLLHCQNSNPRSKHMESIGVKIAALLKDESTDVKVNAAEALGYIYGEN, encoded by the exons ATGGAACACCACGAACCACTAACAAACGAAAGTAACAAGACATGTTTGGCGGTTATCAAGCAAGACCACAATCTAATCG CTATTATCAATAGCCTTTTGGACAGCTTGAATGACAAAGAGGAAGTACTGCGCATTACTACAGAAGCCGCTCTATTAAGAATTGCTAAGCGACGACACGATGAAATCGTAGAAGTGTTCTGTAATTACAGAAAAACTCATGCTAAGCTCAGTGATACACAAACGATAATAATTCTAAG AGTTCTCTCTTACATCGCAATGAATTTCGTCGACAATATCCACCAGTCTACTGCTTCGAAATGTATCCAGTACAGCATCACggaaataacaaaaatcaaCGATCACACTACCAACATACAGAACCCTTGTCGTGAAATTCTTGTAGCAGTCGGACGGCAATATTGTAAAGAGATAATGGAGATTTTTTTGAAGCACTTGGAACAGAACGTAGTGGCCAATTTTATCTTAATGCAATCAATTGGCGCTCTGGCAACGTCAAACATGGATACCGTACCGTACATAAAACCGATCCTTGGTCTCATTTTACCAACATTGGGTTCAATCAAACAAGATATAATTCGTCAATCATATGCCTATGCTATtggaaagttttgcgaaacaTTTGCGGAATATCAGGAACATCAACGCCAAAACCCCACTGATGAGATTCCAATGAAAACTGGCCCACGTTACGAAATTCACGATGAAGTATCCATTATTTACGAACATCTTCAGGCACACTGGCTTTCTTCTCGTGAACCAAAGCTAACAAATGAGGTGCTGAacgcatttgcatttttatacCATCTGTTGCCGGTGGAGAAGataagtgataatttaaacaaaacactccCTGGTGTACTGGCGCTTTACAGGAAAAGCTTGGATCGCAGCGCTATAACCCAATATCTTGCAGCTATTATCAAGACAGTATTGCATTTAAATCCAAAACTTCTGTTCAGTATGTCAGACAACCTTATCGGCTGCCTGTTTGATCTAGTGTGCGTAAATCCTGATTATGAAAAGCCACAAACAGTCAAGGGTCATTTCGAAGTACTTCGTTGCTTCGATCTGCTGGCCCCAGAATATGGTGAGAAAGTTATAGAAGTACTACTCATTCATCTGCGTAACAACAATGAACGCGAAAGGATAAAATCTCTGTTGCTGATGACACACCTATCGAATACGTCGGAAAAAGTAGTCCACGCGAAGCTACCTGAAATCACAGTCATTTTGAAAGGCATGGTTGTATCTGAGAAGCAGGTTAAGGTTAAAATAGTGCTACTTAAAACGATCATTGCGTTTATACAAAAACAATTTGTACAGGACAATGAATTCGTTACCTTTCTTATTCGAAGCAGCTGCCCTCAGAACAAAACGAATTTGGACTATGGAAGTGCCGAAGAGCACATAGAGTTTCAGCGTGCCTGCAACGACACTATGCATATACTATCGTCAACAGTTGGTACAGTCGATCAAATGCTTAAAATGGAAATGCTTCAATGCTTTTTATTGTATGAATTTACCGGTATTTGCGGCACCCTAGCAAAGTGTTTAGCGAATCTTTTCGCCAAGGATCCCGAGCTTGAAGCGCAAGTTGTAAGAAGACAAAATCCATTCGATGAAAATCAAGCACCGGATGAAACATCTCCACTAAGACCGATGTCCGTATTTGTTCGTGCATTAACGTTACTTGGCAATTTTAACGAGCTTGGCCGCAATCAAAATGTGTTGAGTTTTTTGAAAAGTTATGCCCGCTGTTTCTACTGTCAATTGGTACCATTGTGGAATGATAAAATTACGGCCATACAGTCTGAACTGCATGCAGGATGTAGCGGAAAACGATTCCTCGAAATGCTGGTTGATTTTGTCCAAGCAACAATCAAAGACATTGATAACCATAGCTTTGTAGAGAGTATGGTTGCTGAAATGTTCTTTCAACTACCGCTGTATCAATCCATATGCTCTACACAGACTGCAGAATTTCGAGTACCCTGCCTTGATCAAGAAAAGAGAACGCTTGTGAAAATGTTTGGTGTTTGCCTGTGCCACACAACGGACGAGCATATGATATGCaacaaaattgatttaatatttGAATTGGCAAAGGCTGAAAAAATGGACAAGAACGCACCAAATGAGGAATACGAGCAACCAATGCAAGATTACGCTGACTCGCTGGGGTACGTGGCAGTAACGCATCTAGACAAAGTTATGGCTAAATTAGGAAGCACTGTGATTGACGATAATTCTGTGAAAAAATCGAATAGTTTTTTCTCACACCTAAGTTTCATTAAAGACAGCGCTAAAGAACTGGAGATatacaaaatgaaaatactGGCTTTGCAGGCGTTAAACGTGATTGTGTACAGGGCCCCTAAGGAGCAACTCTTACATCATTTTACAGAAACCGTTATCAACTACTTAATAGCGCAGTTTGAGAGCAAAGAATTGTTTATCAAACAATTGATACTGGATACACTGTTGGCATCAATCGATATTTTCATGACTTCTGACTGGGAAGAACGTATGACTGGTTCAAAGATAAGGagtgatttgcataaaatgtgtTTAACTATCACTAGTGACACTACGAATGAGTACTTACCGGTGTTTCCGTCAATAATCAAACTCTCCACTGTGCTTGTTAAGCTGCATGCTAAAGATCAGGTGCTTAGCGTTAACGGACTGCTTGATTCGATATGTTTCTACTTTTTCTCTAATGCTCACAACTTAAAATTGCGCTCAAATAGCATTGACAATGATACGCAGAACAATTTTTTGGCAACGTTCCTGAACCTTGCCTTGCCAGAGGTGAATCGATTTATTCAGCAAGTGCTTGAACAGCAGGACGCTTCTCCGGCTAGTTTGGATGATGTGCATTCGATCCTGGAAGGATGGCTAAAGGACAAGAATTCCGAGGCACGTATATGCGCTTGCCATGTTTATAATAGTACTCTTGCCGTATATATGAAATCTACGAAGATCGGTTGCGAGGGACCTTCGAAATTTAATCAAACTGGCAGCATGTTGGGCAAAATCATACCACGCTGTATTGATTCTAATGCTACAGTACGACAAACTGCTGTTGAGGTGCTGACGAAGATACTGGAAATAGCTTACATATACGAAACGGTCACTGTAGCAGATGATCGCGTCGAATGGCTAcaggaattgaaaaaaatccatgaTGAGATAGTGACGGATGACCCCAAAGAAATCTATCGTATAGCAGGAGAGTTGGCACGCATCGTCGCTCAGCGCTTATCTAGCTATCAGTACGTCAAGTTCTGCAAATGTCTTTTGGGAAGTATAAATGATCCAGAGCAAAGCTCCGTAATTGGAGCGTCCCATGTTCTCAAACTGTTTATGCACGTGAAGGGTGCAGAAATGTACCACGCAATACCCGAGTTGGTCAAGGATTGCCTATAC GCTGTTAAACTGTGCGAAATATCCCGAGCAAGGGCCGCCATAGTAAAATCTATCCTGGCACTGACGAAGCATCATCCGAAACTAGTGTGCAATGAAATTCTTTCGCAAAGTTTGCCACTCGAAGA ACATGTTATTGAATATTGGAAAACACTAGCAATGGATCCTGGATTGGCAGGCATTATATTAGACAATTTTATTACTACTGTGACATCGTCGTGTCTTCACGAACAAACTGTGCCAGATGGacgtgaaaatgaaaagtgcTCAGTGACACTTCAGCCGTTTGCAAttgtgtgtgtgctgggcGAAATATTTAAGAGCGAAGAGCTCAAAAGCGAATTGCAAGCCCGTTTTTCGGAAATATTTTGTATGCTGCTGACCACCCTggcctcatacatttccttgCAGCCACCATTCACTGTTGTTGTATCGCAGCAGAATAATGCATCGATAGTAAAAGGAAATCGTCGAATGAAAAGCAACCAGCAGGAAGTGGCGTTAAATCCTTGCCAAATTGTTTTGGATGCATTTCACACATTTCTGGAAAATTTCGGCATGCATCAGATTTCAGTTGTGTTAACTGTTTGTCCCGACTTGGCCAAAAGCACCAATTTGAATAGTTTCATTGAAATATTAGCACCGCTCGGTGTGGCTACGGCAAGCGAGGTGGGCATCAACTCACCGCTAATGAAACAACTAGTGACCACCATAAGCAAGTACGTTTGCAGTCCGTACGATACGCAGCGAATAGCCTCAACTGGATTTTATGCTCATCTCGTTCCTTTGCAACCATGTGGTGAAACAGCGTCAGTGATAATGCTCAACCTAAACTCGTCGCTAAATGATCCGAATCCGCTGGTGCGGGGGTTGAGTATTCGTGGCATGGCTTATTTATGCAATCTTCTAAAGCACGATGTTGCAAAATACTCTGAAATGTGCCTAACCTCGATGCTTAAAGGAATCGATGATTacaatcaaaattgttttataaatattCCGCTCGATAGCATGCGCGGTTTGTCTAAGGTGTTGCAGGTGATTGACCCAGAAATGTTCGAAGTTTTTCAAGTGTCACTTGCAATACGCATACGCCCTTTCTTCGAAAATAACTCAACAGAACTACGTGAATCCGCGATAGTGCTCTTCGGAGATTTGTGCGGTTTAAAGATAAAACAACTAGAGACAAACACCGATTGTACGACAGTGTCTAAAACTACACTTATATCAGAATCCTTGATGGAACAGTTGAGAGCAAACTTTTGCTGCTTGCTGTTGCATCTATGCGAGCAAGAGAGCATGATCGCACGGGCGTCCAAGTTTACAATGAAGAATGTATGCGTCTTGCTAGGCACTACCAAAATGAACACTCTAGCCCAGaaccatctcattgagcaCGGCCAACTACAATATAGCAACTTTTTGAAGGATTTTGTAAAATTGATC GGTGAAGAGATGTCCCAATGGATAAACGATTTTATGGATGCCTGCCTGCCTTTGCTTCGAAGTCAGTGGCCAGAAATACGGGGTAACGCCGCCCTTCTGATag GACTACTGCATTGTCAGAATTCCAACCCTAGAAGTAAGCACATGGAATCAATTGGCGTAAAAATAGCGGCGTTGCTTAAAGATGAATCTACAGACGTCAAAGTGAATGCTGCTGAAGCTCTTGGTTACATCTATGGGGAGAATTGA
- the LOC131213695 gene encoding facilitated trehalose transporter Tret1-2 homolog isoform X1, with the protein MSENTETTPLIRPADYRIQHNEADMSTIVVNNVSGESGRKLPQFIAGLAASGGALAAGTFLGWTNPTEAPLTKENEYGFPVSTETFSWIGSISNLGAALMCFPIGYMMKIIGRKWSMLSMVLPLVLGWLLIIFAENVAMLLVGRLFLGIGGGAFCVAAPTYTAEIAQPSIRGTLGTFFQLMVTVGILFVYAVGTGVNVQVLSIICGVIPLVFGSIFFFMPESPYYYIEKGQYSEASKSLKWLRGSHYDENAEMEDMKEEDSKLKAEAITMLDAFRQKATIRALVISLGLMFFQQLSGINAVIFYNAAIFKSANGDEDMTSASVIVGGIQVVATLVAAIVVDKVGRRILLMVSDFMMAVSTILLAVYFQLKQDDPSKVDDLSWLAVLAVCMFIAMFSIGFGPVPWLMIGELFANNVKAFASPIAGVFNWLLAFLVTKIFTNLTDAMGEAGVFWLFSGLSLLGTVFVYVIVPETKGKSLNEIQRVLAGEQLETSKQKIESQIDDISAPGT; encoded by the exons ATGTCTGAAAATACAGAAACCACTCCTTTAATTAGGCCAGCAGATTATAGGATACAGCACAAT GAAGCTGATATGTCCACGATTGTGGTCAACAATGTGTCCGGAGAGTCTGGCCGCAAATTGCCGCAGTTTATTGCTGGTTTGGCAGCTTCTGGTGGTGCTCTTGCTGCTGGCACATTTCTTGGATGGACAAACCCGACCGAAGCTCCTTTAACAAAGGAGAACGAATACGGATTCCCAGTGTCTACCGAAACATTTTCCTGGATAGGATCTATTTCTAATTTGGGTGCCGCGCTGATGTGCTTCCCGATTGGATATATGATGAAAATaattggaagaaaatggtCCATGTTGTCGATGGTACTCCCTTTGGTTCTAGGCTGGCTGCTTATTATATTTGCAGAGAATGTAGCCATGCTGTTAGTAGGACGTTTGTTTCTTGGTATTGGGGGTGGTGCTTTTTGTGTAGCAGCTCCAACGTACACAGCAGAAATAGCGCAGCCGTCCATTCGTGGCACTCTTGGAACGTTCTTCCAGCTAATGGTAACTGTAGGAATTCTGTTCGTCTACGCTGTCGGTACTGGCGTAAATGTGCAGGTTTTAAGTATTATTTGCGGTGTAATACCTTTAGTATTTGgatcaatatttttcttcatGCCTGAAAGCCCTTACTATTAT aTCGAGAAAGGTCAGTACAGCGAAGCCTCCAAGTCCTTAAAATGGCTTCGAGGTTCGCACTACGACGAAAACGCTGAAATGGAAGACATGAAAGAAGAAGATTCTAAGCTGAAAGCTGAAGCTATTACAATGCTGGACGCATTTCGCCAAAAGGCGACTATTAGGGCATTGGTAATTTCTCTGGGGCTTATGTTTTTCCAGCAACTGTCGGGGATCAATGCGGTTATTTTCTATAACGCAGCAATTTTCAAAAGTGCTAACGGTGATGAAGATATGACCTCGGCTAGCGTCATAGTAGGCGGAATTCAAGTTGTTGCTACGTTGGTTGCGGCGATTGTAGTAGATAAAGTTGGTAGAAGAATTCTACTGATGGTTTCGGACTTCATGATGGCGGTCTCAACGATACTCTTGGCTGTGTATTTCCAGCTCAAGCAAGATGATCCATCCAAAGTGGACGATCtaagctggctggctgtacTGGCAGTATGTATGTTTATTGCCATGTTCTCTATTGGCTTCGGCCCAGTGCCATGGTTAATGATTGGTGAACTATTCGCTAATAATGTAAAAGCGTTTGCTAGTCCAATTGCAGGGGTCTTTAATTGGTTGCTTGCGTTTCTTGTGACAAAAATATTCACTAATCTTACCGATGCTATGGGCGAGGCAGGAGTTTTCTGGCTTTTCTCTGGACTTTCCCTTCTAGGTACCGTCTTTGTTTATGTGATAGTGCCggaaacaaaaggaaaatcTTTAAATGAAATACAACGTGTATTAGCTGGTGAGCAATTGGAGActagtaaacaaaaaatcgagaGTCAAATCGATGATATATCGGCGCCTGGAACATGA
- the LOC131213695 gene encoding facilitated trehalose transporter Tret1 isoform X2 gives MSTIVVNNVSGESGRKLPQFIAGLAASGGALAAGTFLGWTNPTEAPLTKENEYGFPVSTETFSWIGSISNLGAALMCFPIGYMMKIIGRKWSMLSMVLPLVLGWLLIIFAENVAMLLVGRLFLGIGGGAFCVAAPTYTAEIAQPSIRGTLGTFFQLMVTVGILFVYAVGTGVNVQVLSIICGVIPLVFGSIFFFMPESPYYYIEKGQYSEASKSLKWLRGSHYDENAEMEDMKEEDSKLKAEAITMLDAFRQKATIRALVISLGLMFFQQLSGINAVIFYNAAIFKSANGDEDMTSASVIVGGIQVVATLVAAIVVDKVGRRILLMVSDFMMAVSTILLAVYFQLKQDDPSKVDDLSWLAVLAVCMFIAMFSIGFGPVPWLMIGELFANNVKAFASPIAGVFNWLLAFLVTKIFTNLTDAMGEAGVFWLFSGLSLLGTVFVYVIVPETKGKSLNEIQRVLAGEQLETSKQKIESQIDDISAPGT, from the exons ATGTCCACGATTGTGGTCAACAATGTGTCCGGAGAGTCTGGCCGCAAATTGCCGCAGTTTATTGCTGGTTTGGCAGCTTCTGGTGGTGCTCTTGCTGCTGGCACATTTCTTGGATGGACAAACCCGACCGAAGCTCCTTTAACAAAGGAGAACGAATACGGATTCCCAGTGTCTACCGAAACATTTTCCTGGATAGGATCTATTTCTAATTTGGGTGCCGCGCTGATGTGCTTCCCGATTGGATATATGATGAAAATaattggaagaaaatggtCCATGTTGTCGATGGTACTCCCTTTGGTTCTAGGCTGGCTGCTTATTATATTTGCAGAGAATGTAGCCATGCTGTTAGTAGGACGTTTGTTTCTTGGTATTGGGGGTGGTGCTTTTTGTGTAGCAGCTCCAACGTACACAGCAGAAATAGCGCAGCCGTCCATTCGTGGCACTCTTGGAACGTTCTTCCAGCTAATGGTAACTGTAGGAATTCTGTTCGTCTACGCTGTCGGTACTGGCGTAAATGTGCAGGTTTTAAGTATTATTTGCGGTGTAATACCTTTAGTATTTGgatcaatatttttcttcatGCCTGAAAGCCCTTACTATTAT aTCGAGAAAGGTCAGTACAGCGAAGCCTCCAAGTCCTTAAAATGGCTTCGAGGTTCGCACTACGACGAAAACGCTGAAATGGAAGACATGAAAGAAGAAGATTCTAAGCTGAAAGCTGAAGCTATTACAATGCTGGACGCATTTCGCCAAAAGGCGACTATTAGGGCATTGGTAATTTCTCTGGGGCTTATGTTTTTCCAGCAACTGTCGGGGATCAATGCGGTTATTTTCTATAACGCAGCAATTTTCAAAAGTGCTAACGGTGATGAAGATATGACCTCGGCTAGCGTCATAGTAGGCGGAATTCAAGTTGTTGCTACGTTGGTTGCGGCGATTGTAGTAGATAAAGTTGGTAGAAGAATTCTACTGATGGTTTCGGACTTCATGATGGCGGTCTCAACGATACTCTTGGCTGTGTATTTCCAGCTCAAGCAAGATGATCCATCCAAAGTGGACGATCtaagctggctggctgtacTGGCAGTATGTATGTTTATTGCCATGTTCTCTATTGGCTTCGGCCCAGTGCCATGGTTAATGATTGGTGAACTATTCGCTAATAATGTAAAAGCGTTTGCTAGTCCAATTGCAGGGGTCTTTAATTGGTTGCTTGCGTTTCTTGTGACAAAAATATTCACTAATCTTACCGATGCTATGGGCGAGGCAGGAGTTTTCTGGCTTTTCTCTGGACTTTCCCTTCTAGGTACCGTCTTTGTTTATGTGATAGTGCCggaaacaaaaggaaaatcTTTAAATGAAATACAACGTGTATTAGCTGGTGAGCAATTGGAGActagtaaacaaaaaatcgagaGTCAAATCGATGATATATCGGCGCCTGGAACATGA
- the LOC131213213 gene encoding SET domain-containing protein SmydA-8, protein MISCCAVCKAPANQRCSGCQQVVYCNRDHQRQHWKATHRRECCCYRVEQNACLGRHLVATRNIRQGEIILTDTPYVAGPKMVSVPVCLGCNRDLMPLLQLSGANHFHECSGCGWPLCGEQCEKSDHHRHECIILAKSGYRPKLYPDFNNVHKRETAYCVIVPLRVLLLERNAPEKYAHIQTFESHLEQRLQSPLYGVVRSNVVPFARTVLGLRQYSEQAILQVCAMLDTNCYEVLLPHRHTKIRALYPWGAMLSHDCKPNTKHYFDASMNMILVATTDIPLSGVITVSYTQPLLGTLHRRIALQQAKLFHCRCDRCADPTEFGTNISGFQCPQCKAGIVLPAQPTDYRTTWRCQRRKCSFQEPINLYVARCERVEKELMSLDKTDPKSYDGFLERYSTILHGWNAYVLQAKYALLQLLVNRASDEGEKEDQIECRARRVIELCCDLLEIADRLEPGFGFFRGKLLVKLETSLGILNRLGSMTDHERGKWQAVKDEILQISKTDPSVVVSM, encoded by the exons ATGATATCGTGCTGTGCCGTCTGTAAAGCTCCAGCGAACCAAAGATGTTCTGGTTGCCAGCAGGTGGTCTACTGCAATCGTGATCACCAGCGTCAGCATTGGAAGGCCACGCATCGTCGAGAGTGCTGCTGTTATCGC GTAGAGCAAAACGCTTGCCTAGGGCGACACTTGGTAGCCACAAGGAATATCCGACAGGGAGAGATCATACTTACCGACACACCGTACGTTGCAGGACCGAAAATGGTCAGTGTGCCTGTTTGTCTGGGATGCAATCGGGATCTAATGCCTCTGTTACAACTATCCGGTGCCAACCACTTTCACGAATGTTCTGGTTGTGGATGGCCTCTTTGTGGGGAGCAATGTGAAAAATCGGACCATCATCGGCACGAGTGCATTATACTGGCCAAAAGCGGATACCGCCCAAAATTGTACCCTGACTTCAACAATGTGCACAAACGAGAAACAGCATATTGTGTAATTGTCCCACTGcgggtgttgctgctggaacgCAACGCACCAGAGAAATATGCCCACATACAAACCTTTGAATCGCACCTAGAGCAACGGTTGCAGTCTCCACTGTACGGAGTGGTTCGATCAAATGTGGTACCGTTCGCGCGGACAGTTCTTGGCCTACGGCAGTACAGCGAACAGGCCATCTTACAAGTTTGTGCCATGCTCGACACTAATTGTTACGAGGTGCTACTTCCTCATCGGCACACGAAAATACGGGCGCTATACCCATGGGGAGCAATGCTTTCTCACGACTGTAagccaaacaccaaacactaCTTCGACGCCAGCATGAACATGATCCTTGTAGCAACCACGGATATCCCACTGAGCGGTGTTATCACCGTATCCTACACGCAGCCGCTGCTCGGAACCCTTCATCGGCGAATTGCTTTGCAACAagccaaacttttccactGTCGGTGCGATCGATGTGCTGACCCGACTGAGTTCGGTACGAACATCAGTGGCTTTCAGTGTCCGCAGTGTAAAGCTGGAATCGTTCTCCCTGCGCAGCCAACTGACTACCGAACCACGTGGCGCTGTCAGCGCCGGAAATGCTCGTTCCAGGAGCCTATCAATCTGTACGTTGCACGCTGTGAACGCGTAGAGAAGGAACTGATGTCTTTGGATAAAACAGATCCGAAGAGCTACGACGGATTTTTGGAGCGCTATAGCACTATACTTCATGGCTGGAACGCTTATGTGCTGCAGGCTAAGTATGCACTGTTACAACTTTTGGTGAACCGCGCCTCAGacgagggagagaaagaag ATCAAATCGAGTGTCGCGCTCGTCGAGTGATCGAATTGTGTTGCGATTTGCTGGAAATTGCCGACCGATTGGAGCctggttttgggtttttcaGAGGAAAGCTTTTGGTAAAACTGGAAACATCGCTCGGTATTCTCAACCGTTTAGGATCCATGACG GATCACGAGAGAGGCAAATGGCAAGCTGTAAAAGATGAAATTCTTCAAATATCGAAAACAGATCCTTCAGTAGTCGTCAGCATGTGA